In one Lycium barbarum isolate Lr01 chromosome 7, ASM1917538v2, whole genome shotgun sequence genomic region, the following are encoded:
- the LOC132601845 gene encoding uncharacterized protein LOC132601845: MADDSSVASGTQVPTTVTNINQNEFNNTSYSYFISPSDSPGTLLTNAVFDVRSFGGWKRGIWIALTTKNKSGFVDGSSPEPSAGTDKHRAWSRANNMVISWLLNSLSREISESVLYYSTAKDIWTELEARFGQSSGARLFQLQKELSDLTQGASDIASYFTKMKRLWDELDTLDSFSPCLCVCSCGAKEKKYQVQTK, encoded by the coding sequence ATGGCAGATGATAGTAGTGTTGCTTCTGGGACCCAAGTTCCCACTACAGTGACCAATATTAATCAAAATGAATTTAACAATACCTCTTATTCTTACTTCATCTCACCATCAGACTCTCCTGGCACACTGCTAACCAATGCAGTGTTTGATGTGAGAAGTTTTGGTGGATGGAAGAGAGGTATATGGATAGCATTGACAACAAAAAATAAATCTGGCTTTGTTGATGGTTCATCCCCAGAACCAAGTGCAGGAACTGATAAGCACAGAGCTTGGTCTAGGGCCAACAACATGGTTATTTCTTGGCTTTTAAATTCTCTATCTAGAGAAATTTCAGAAAGTGTTCTTTATTACTCTACTGCTAAAGATATCTGGACAGAGCTGGAAGCCAGATTTGGCCAAAGCTCAGGTGCTAGGCTCTTTCAACTCCAAAAAGAGCTTAGTGACTTAACCCAAGGTGCTTCTGATATTGCTTCCTATTTCACCAAGATGAAACGACTCTGGGATGAGTTGGATACCTTGGACTCTTTTTCACCGTGCCTTTGTGTTTGTTCCTGTggagcaaaagaaaaaaaatatcaagttcaaACAAAATGA
- the LOC132601846 gene encoding uncharacterized protein LOC132601846, which translates to MSFMDGSSGYNQICMAPKDEELTAFRTPKEDEALLPSSCGATRLESKSFQAIKGQVLADFLANHPISDDWELSDELPDEDAMLVEIQPPWKMYFDGVAHCEGVGAGIVFVTSLGEERSCHTHQALILGLEMAVDMKQLQLQIFGDSKLVINQVLGSYEVKKPELLPYRNYAKKLIGWLDEVTIQHVPRKENKTADALSALASALVSPNQMQVFVYQRWVVPPPNECEEEVEHAITTSEVEIEYWQQPIIDYLCYRILPENLRRKTEIRRRAPRFLYYKNTLYSRSFDGVLLRCLRADESVQAMQEAYSGVGGAHPSGPKLHFHIKRMEVLHPTVASWPFKAWGLDVVGPLPKSSGRHLYILAATDYFSKWVEAVSLKEQRISSMYYVAANGLAEAFNKTLYNLLKKVVSKSKRDWHERMEEALLAYRTTYRTPTQATPYSLVYGVEIVLPLECQIPSFRLAIQEGLTDEENARMRLEELEALDEKRLEAQQSLEFYQAYLSRSFNKRVHPRCFQVGDQVLVVRRPIITSRRSGNKFSAKWDGPYVMQEVCSSGAYKLVDLEGLRIGPINGKFMKRYYP; encoded by the exons ATGTCTTTTATGGATGGATCATCTGGGTACAATCAGATTTGCATGGCTCCAAAGGATGAAGAACTTACTGCCTTCCGCACTCCTAAAG AAGATGAAGCATTACTTCCAAGCTCATGTGGTGCGACTCGTCTCGAAAGCAAATCCTTTCAA GCGATAAAAGGACAAGTGCTAGCCGACTTTTTGGCCAACCATCCAATTTCAGATGATTGGGAGTTATCCGATGAGCTACCTGATGAAGATGCAATGCTTGTGGAAATTCAACCTCCTTGGAAAATGTACTTTGATGGTGTTGCACATTGTGAAGGAGTTGGTGCTGGAATAGTGTTTGTCACTTCCTTAGGAGAG GAGAGGTCTTGCCATACTCATCAAGCACTCATACTTGGGCTCGAAATGGCTGTTGACATGAAGCAATTACAGCTACaaatttttggagattccaaattGGTGATCAATCAAGTTTTGGGTAGTTATGAGGTCAAGAAGCCAGAGTTGTTGCCATATCGCAACTATGCTAAAAAATTGATAGGTTGGCTCGACGAGGTGACTATTCAACATGTTCCTAGAAAGGAAAATAAAACTGCTGATGCATTATCAGCTCTAGCTTCCGCATTAGTATCACCTAATCAAATGCAAGTCTTTGTTTACCAGAGATGGGTAGTACCACCACCAAATGAATGTGAAGAAGAAGTTGAGCATGCCATCACCACTTCAGAGGTTGAAATTGAATATTGGCAACAACCAATAATTGATTACTTGTGTTATAGGATATTGCCAGAAAATCTTCGAAGAAAGACAGAAATCCGACGGCGAGCCCCTCGCTTCCTTTACTATAAGAATACACTCTACAGTAGATCATTTGATGGAGTACTCTTACGTTGTTTGAGGGCAGATGAGTCCGTTCAAGCTATGCAGGAAGCATATTCTGGAGTAGGTGGGGCGCATCCATCTGGGccaaaacttcattttcatataaAAAGAATGG AAGTATTACACCCTACCGTGGCTTCATGGCCATTTAAAGCTTGGGGTTTGGATGTTGTTGGGCCATTGCCGAAGTCTTCTGGCAGGCATTTATACATTTTGGCTGCAACTGATTACTTCTCGAAATGGGTAGAAGCTGTTTCTCTTAAAGAA CAACGTATTTCTTCTATGTATTATGTTGCTGCCAATGGCCTCGCTGAAGCATTTAACAAGACACTCTACAACTTGTTGAAGAAAGTCGTCTCCAAATCTAAGAGAGATTGGCATGAAAGAATGGAAGAAGCTCTTTTGGCATACAGGACCACCTATCGCACACCAACGCAAGCGACTCCTTATTCGCTTGTTTATGGAGTTGAAATAGTCCTTCCACTTGAGTGTCAAATCCCATCATTTCGGCTTGCTATTCAAGAAGGACTCACTGATGAAGAAAATGCTAGAATGCGCCTTGAAGAATTGGAAGCTCTCGATGAAAAGAGGCTAGAAGCTCAACAAAGCCTGGAGTTCTATCAAGCATATCTATCTCGATCTTTCAATAAGAGAGTTCATCCTAGATGCTTCCAAGTGGGTGACCAAGTCCTTGTTGTAAGAAGGCCAATTATTACTTCTCGTCGATCTGGAAACAAGTTTTCTGCTAAATGGGATGGGCCATATGTTATGCAAGAAGTATGCTCAAGTGGCGCATATAAGCTTGTTGACTTAGAAGGCTTGCGGATTGGGCCCATCAATGGGAAATTCATGAAGAGATATTATCCTTGA